In the genome of Pseudomonas sp. HS6, one region contains:
- the ftrA gene encoding transcriptional regulator FtrA, which yields MPESPGLVAILAYDGLCTFEFGIAVEIFGLARPEFDFPWYEHCIAAVDQGPMRAMGGIQVLADGGLELLADARTIIIPGWRDRSAPVPEALLKALRDAHSRGARLLSICSGVFVLAASGLLDGHGATTHWRYTSELAERFPAIDVDPDVLYVDSGQLITSAGSAAGIDACLHLVARDFGTQVANSVARRLVMSPQRTGGQAQFIPTPVSPTPRSDLSRVMHWARERLHEPLEVRDLASEAAMSERTFLRKFTEASGQSPKAWLQHERLARARELLESTPQNTEQIAQRCGYRSVESFRVAFRSVVGVPPSVYRERFGREVKACATDKCP from the coding sequence ATGCCTGAATCACCTGGACTGGTCGCGATCCTGGCCTACGACGGCCTCTGTACTTTCGAATTCGGCATCGCCGTGGAGATCTTCGGCCTGGCCCGACCGGAATTCGATTTCCCGTGGTATGAGCACTGCATTGCAGCGGTGGATCAAGGCCCGATGCGTGCCATGGGCGGGATTCAGGTGCTGGCCGATGGTGGTCTGGAATTGTTGGCGGATGCGCGCACCATCATCATTCCCGGCTGGCGCGACCGCAGCGCGCCGGTGCCGGAGGCATTGCTCAAAGCATTGCGTGATGCGCACTCGCGCGGCGCACGGTTGCTGTCGATCTGCTCCGGAGTGTTTGTGTTGGCGGCCAGCGGGTTGCTCGACGGACATGGCGCGACCACCCACTGGCGCTACACCTCGGAACTGGCCGAGCGCTTCCCGGCCATTGATGTCGACCCGGACGTGCTTTACGTCGATTCCGGACAATTGATTACTTCGGCCGGCAGCGCGGCCGGGATCGACGCCTGCCTGCATCTGGTGGCGCGGGACTTCGGCACCCAGGTTGCCAACTCGGTGGCGCGACGGTTGGTGATGTCGCCGCAACGCACCGGCGGTCAGGCGCAATTCATTCCGACACCGGTCAGCCCTACGCCGCGCAGCGACTTGTCGCGCGTGATGCATTGGGCCCGCGAACGCCTGCACGAACCGTTGGAAGTGCGCGATCTGGCCAGCGAGGCGGCAATGAGCGAGCGCACCTTTCTGCGCAAATTCACAGAAGCCAGCGGCCAGTCACCCAAGGCCTGGCTGCAACACGAGCGCCTTGCCCGGGCTCGGGAATTGCTGGAAAGCACGCCGCAGAACACCGAGCAGATCGCCCAGCGCTGCGGTTATCGTTCAGTGGAAAGCTTTCGCGTGGCGTTTCGCAGCGTGGTCGGGGTGCCGCCGTCGGTGTATCGCGAGCGCTTTGGTCGTGAGGTCAAGGCTTGCGCAACAGATAAGTGTCCATGA
- a CDS encoding succinylglutamate desuccinylase/aspartoacylase family protein, whose translation MQRIDHVLPWSHLGSERSLSVFRYGAGPRKAYIQASLHADELPGMRTAWELKQRLNELEQQGRLQGVIELVPVANPIGLDQHLQGSHMGRFELASGKNFNRSFVELSAPVAERIGDQLGSDAEANIGLIRQTMGQVLDELPAPASQLEALHRLLLRHACDADVTLDLHCDFDAAIHIYALPQHWPQWQSLAARLKAGVALLCEDSGGSSFDESCSTPWLRLARMFPAAAIPPANLATTLELGSMGDTRVDQAQANCEAILGFLAEQGFISGEWPKAPDECCEGMPFEGTEYLFAPHHGVVSFLRNAGEWVERGDALFEVVDPLKDRVTTVRAGTSGVLFAIDRGRYTQPGTWQAKVAGREPIRVGKLIND comes from the coding sequence ATGCAACGCATCGATCATGTTCTGCCCTGGAGCCACTTGGGCAGCGAACGCTCACTCAGCGTCTTTCGTTACGGCGCCGGCCCGCGCAAGGCCTACATCCAGGCCAGCCTGCACGCCGATGAATTGCCGGGCATGCGCACTGCGTGGGAACTCAAGCAACGCTTGAACGAACTGGAACAGCAAGGCCGTCTGCAGGGCGTGATCGAACTGGTGCCGGTGGCCAATCCCATCGGCCTCGATCAGCACCTGCAAGGCAGTCATATGGGCCGCTTCGAACTGGCGAGCGGCAAGAACTTCAACCGTTCCTTCGTCGAACTCAGTGCGCCCGTGGCCGAGCGCATCGGCGATCAGTTGGGCAGCGATGCCGAGGCCAACATCGGCTTGATTCGCCAGACCATGGGCCAGGTGCTCGACGAACTGCCGGCCCCGGCCTCGCAACTGGAAGCACTGCACCGTCTGTTGCTGAGGCACGCCTGCGATGCCGATGTCACACTGGACCTGCATTGCGATTTCGACGCCGCGATTCACATCTATGCATTGCCGCAACACTGGCCGCAATGGCAATCCCTGGCCGCGCGCCTGAAGGCTGGCGTGGCGCTGTTGTGTGAAGACTCCGGCGGCAGTTCGTTCGACGAGTCGTGCTCCACGCCGTGGTTGCGTCTGGCACGGATGTTCCCGGCGGCGGCGATCCCGCCAGCCAACCTCGCCACCACCCTGGAACTGGGCAGCATGGGCGACACCCGGGTCGATCAGGCTCAGGCCAATTGCGAGGCGATCCTGGGCTTTTTGGCCGAACAGGGCTTCATCAGCGGCGAATGGCCGAAGGCACCGGACGAATGCTGCGAAGGCATGCCGTTCGAAGGCACCGAATACCTGTTCGCCCCGCACCATGGCGTAGTGAGCTTCCTGCGCAATGCCGGTGAATGGGTGGAGCGCGGTGATGCTTTGTTCGAAGTGGTCGATCCGCTGAAGGACCGCGTGACCACCGTGCGCGCCGGCACCAGCGGTGTGTTGTTTGCGATCGACCGTGGCCGCTACACCCAACCGGGCACCTGGCAGGCGAAAGTGGCGGGGCGCGAGCCGATTCGAGTCGGGAAACTGATCAACGACTGA
- a CDS encoding NADPH-dependent F420 reductase: MSTIGIIGAGAIGSAFAKALSRQGIPLVIANSRGPETLSALVAELGPTARAVTREEAAAQNIVLVAVNWSKLPTALAGLPDFGGRIVIDANNSIEAPSFKPVDLQGRPSSEVFAEWVPGARVVKAFNHLLGRLLEADPASEGGKRVLFLSGDDAQAKAEVGALIDQLGFFGIDLGELSVGARLVQFPGGPLPVLNLVKFA, encoded by the coding sequence ATGAGCACTATCGGAATCATCGGCGCTGGCGCCATCGGTTCAGCGTTTGCCAAAGCCCTTTCGCGTCAGGGCATCCCGTTGGTCATCGCCAACAGTCGCGGGCCGGAGACCTTGTCCGCGCTGGTCGCGGAACTCGGCCCGACCGCCCGCGCCGTTACCCGTGAAGAAGCCGCCGCCCAGAACATCGTGCTGGTCGCGGTGAACTGGTCAAAACTGCCGACGGCGCTGGCCGGGCTGCCGGACTTCGGCGGGCGGATCGTCATCGACGCCAACAACTCGATTGAAGCGCCGTCGTTCAAACCGGTGGATTTACAGGGGCGGCCGTCCAGCGAAGTCTTCGCTGAATGGGTGCCGGGTGCGCGGGTGGTCAAGGCGTTCAACCATTTGCTGGGGCGTTTGCTGGAAGCGGATCCGGCGTCGGAGGGCGGCAAGCGTGTGTTGTTTCTGTCCGGGGATGATGCGCAGGCCAAGGCTGAAGTGGGCGCGCTGATCGATCAGCTCGGCTTTTTCGGTATCGACTTGGGCGAGTTGAGTGTGGGTGCGCGGTTGGTGCAGTTCCCGGGTGGGCCGTTGCCAGTGCTGAATCTGGTGAAGTTCGCCTGA
- a CDS encoding histidine phosphatase family protein: MQASRLTLICHARTVSQKLARFPTNEPVEESAVASDSLATRFETPRRLICGPELRTRQTAEWFGHDLQIEEALRDCDWGRWQGQSIKDLQREEPEALQAWLEDSGAAPHGGESVVQLRERVAAWLATLQATPGHVVAVTHPFIIRAALMQVMQGQAFHSIDVEPLAVVELSFYGRWRLRLSGIDLEGNRS, translated from the coding sequence GTGCAAGCCAGCCGTTTGACCTTGATTTGCCATGCCAGAACCGTCTCACAAAAATTGGCGCGTTTTCCTACGAACGAACCTGTTGAAGAAAGCGCAGTAGCGTCTGACTCGTTGGCTACTCGGTTTGAAACTCCGCGTCGTTTGATCTGTGGCCCGGAGTTGCGCACGCGACAGACTGCTGAATGGTTCGGTCACGATCTCCAGATCGAGGAAGCATTGCGCGATTGCGATTGGGGCCGCTGGCAGGGGCAATCGATCAAGGACCTGCAACGAGAGGAACCTGAAGCCCTTCAGGCCTGGCTCGAAGATTCTGGTGCCGCGCCTCACGGTGGTGAGTCGGTGGTGCAACTCCGCGAGCGAGTGGCCGCATGGCTGGCGACCCTGCAAGCCACGCCGGGTCATGTCGTGGCCGTCACGCATCCGTTCATCATTCGTGCGGCGCTCATGCAGGTCATGCAAGGCCAGGCTTTTCACAGCATCGATGTCGAACCGCTGGCGGTGGTCGAGTTGAGTTTCTACGGGCGCTGGCGGCTACGCTTGTCCGGCATCGATCTTGAAGGAAACCGCTCATGA
- a CDS encoding chalcone isomerase family protein, with protein MSRTPKVLRGCCGIGLWALLLTPTWASWQDAVPGAQIIGTGDFSVFGFDVYNARLWSAARPLADGQPFALELIYRRNVSRDDLVKASVDEIKRLAGSSISPAQLAVWQAQMQQSFVDVQAGTRITGVYLPGQGARFFVGQQLQHEIDDPLFARAFFDIWLDPRTRSPELRQQLLGTAKP; from the coding sequence ATGAGCAGAACACCGAAGGTGTTGCGTGGATGCTGCGGAATCGGCTTGTGGGCGCTGTTGCTGACGCCGACCTGGGCCAGTTGGCAGGACGCAGTGCCCGGCGCGCAGATCATCGGCACCGGGGATTTCAGCGTGTTTGGATTCGACGTTTATAACGCCCGGTTGTGGAGTGCCGCGCGACCGTTGGCAGACGGTCAGCCTTTCGCCCTGGAGTTGATCTACCGGCGCAATGTGTCTCGCGATGATCTGGTCAAGGCCAGTGTCGATGAGATCAAACGCCTCGCCGGTTCCTCCATCAGCCCGGCGCAACTGGCCGTGTGGCAGGCCCAGATGCAGCAGTCGTTCGTCGACGTCCAGGCGGGCACGCGGATTACCGGGGTGTATCTGCCGGGGCAGGGTGCACGGTTCTTCGTCGGCCAACAGTTGCAGCACGAGATTGACGATCCGCTGTTCGCCCGGGCGTTCTTCGACATCTGGCTCGACCCGCGCACGCGCAGCCCCGAATTGCGTCAGCAGTTGCTCGGTACTGCCAAACCCTGA
- the cobF gene encoding precorrin-6A synthase (deacetylating), giving the protein MKRLLVIGIGAGNPDYITMQAVKALNRVDVFFLMDKGQSKDRLIDLRREICERYITDRTYRFAEAHSPERERGDVDYSASVDDLNRAKQQTFERLINDELADGQCGGFLVWGDPALYDSTIRILQAILSSGRCAFEFEVIPGITSVQALAAQHKVPLNTIGRSIEITTGRRLAAGQVSDTDSLVVMLDAEDSYHRVADQETEIYWGAYLGTPDEILIKGKLSDVADEIERVRKAARAEHGWIMDTYLLRKP; this is encoded by the coding sequence ATGAAACGCTTGCTGGTCATCGGCATTGGCGCCGGCAACCCCGACTACATCACGATGCAGGCGGTAAAGGCGCTCAATCGGGTGGACGTTTTTTTCCTGATGGACAAGGGCCAGAGCAAGGACAGGTTGATCGACCTGCGTCGCGAAATCTGCGAGCGCTACATCACTGATCGTACGTACCGTTTCGCCGAAGCCCACAGCCCGGAGCGCGAGCGCGGCGATGTGGACTACAGCGCCAGCGTCGATGATCTGAACCGCGCCAAGCAGCAAACCTTCGAACGCCTGATCAATGACGAATTGGCTGACGGGCAGTGCGGCGGTTTTCTGGTGTGGGGCGATCCGGCGTTGTACGACAGCACCATTCGCATCCTTCAGGCGATTCTGTCTTCGGGGCGATGCGCGTTTGAATTCGAGGTGATCCCTGGCATCACCAGCGTTCAGGCCCTGGCGGCGCAGCACAAGGTGCCGCTCAACACCATCGGCCGCTCGATTGAAATCACCACCGGTCGACGCCTGGCGGCGGGGCAGGTGAGTGACACCGACAGTCTGGTGGTGATGCTCGACGCGGAAGATTCCTACCATCGGGTGGCGGATCAGGAGACCGAGATCTACTGGGGCGCCTACCTCGGCACGCCGGATGAAATCCTCATCAAAGGCAAGCTCAGCGACGTTGCCGATGAAATCGAGCGGGTGCGCAAGGCTGCCCGCGCCGAGCATGGCTGGATCATGGACACTTATCTGTTGCGCAAGCCTTGA
- a CDS encoding rhodanese-like domain-containing protein, whose amino-acid sequence MTSLVREIPAAPSAIALMHFSNRLTFETDCSDVFSSQQAGEVDFVLVDVRGPLAFERGHVPGAINIPGRLLTAEGLADYPTSTLFVVYCAGPHCNGANKAAVKLAALGYPVKEMIGGVTGWLDEGFQLSVETQRVATAPIACDC is encoded by the coding sequence ATGACCAGCCTGGTTCGCGAAATTCCTGCAGCCCCTTCGGCCATTGCCCTGATGCATTTCAGCAATCGTTTGACCTTCGAAACCGATTGCTCCGACGTCTTCAGCAGCCAGCAGGCAGGCGAGGTCGACTTCGTGCTGGTGGACGTGCGCGGGCCGCTGGCCTTCGAGCGTGGCCATGTGCCGGGGGCGATCAACATTCCGGGGCGTTTGCTGACGGCGGAAGGGCTGGCGGATTACCCGACTTCCACGCTGTTCGTGGTTTATTGCGCCGGTCCCCACTGCAACGGTGCCAACAAGGCAGCGGTGAAACTGGCGGCGTTGGGCTATCCGGTCAAGGAGATGATCGGCGGGGTGACGGGGTGGCTCGATGAAGGCTTCCAGTTGAGTGTCGAGACACAACGGGTCGCCACCGCGCCAATCGCTTGCGACTGCTGA
- a CDS encoding acetyl-CoA C-acetyltransferase, producing the protein MQDVVIVAATRTAIGSFQGSLATVSAVDLGAAVIRQLLEQTGLDGAQVDEVIMGQVLTAGAGQNPARQSAIKAGLPHAVPAMTLNKVCGSGLKALHLGAQAIRCGDADVIIAGGQENMSLANYVMPGARTGLRMGHAQIVDTMISDGLWDAFNDYHMGITAENLVEKYEISREQQDAFAAASQQKAAAAIEAGRFVDEITPILIPQRKGDPVAFKVDEQPRGDTTAESLAKLRPAFKKDGSVTAGNASSLNDGAAAVILMSAEKAKALGLPVLAKIAAYANAGVDPAIMGIGPVSATRRCLDKAGWSIGQLDLIEANEAFAAQSLAVAKDLQWDLDKVNVNGGAIALGHPIGASGCRVLVTLLHEMIKRDAKKGLATLCIGGGQGVALALERA; encoded by the coding sequence ATGCAAGACGTCGTCATTGTTGCCGCCACGCGTACCGCGATCGGCAGTTTCCAGGGATCGCTGGCCACCGTCTCCGCCGTGGATCTGGGCGCAGCGGTCATCCGCCAGTTGCTTGAGCAGACCGGTCTGGACGGTGCTCAGGTCGATGAAGTGATCATGGGCCAGGTGCTGACCGCCGGCGCCGGCCAGAACCCGGCGCGCCAGTCGGCGATCAAGGCCGGCCTGCCCCACGCCGTACCCGCCATGACCCTGAACAAGGTCTGCGGCTCGGGCCTCAAGGCCCTGCACCTCGGCGCCCAGGCGATCCGTTGCGGCGACGCTGACGTGATCATCGCCGGCGGTCAGGAAAACATGAGCCTGGCCAACTATGTCATGCCGGGCGCACGCACCGGCCTGCGCATGGGGCACGCACAAATCGTCGACACCATGATCAGCGACGGCCTGTGGGATGCGTTCAACGATTACCACATGGGCATCACCGCCGAAAACCTGGTCGAGAAGTACGAGATCAGCCGCGAGCAGCAAGATGCCTTCGCCGCTGCATCGCAGCAGAAAGCCGCCGCTGCCATCGAGGCCGGCCGCTTTGTCGATGAAATCACCCCGATCCTGATCCCGCAGCGTAAAGGCGATCCGGTGGCGTTCAAGGTTGACGAGCAGCCACGCGGCGACACCACCGCCGAATCCCTGGCCAAACTGCGCCCGGCTTTCAAGAAGGACGGCAGCGTCACCGCTGGCAATGCTTCGTCGCTGAACGACGGCGCGGCTGCGGTCATTCTGATGAGCGCCGAAAAAGCCAAGGCCCTGGGCCTGCCGGTACTGGCCAAAATTGCTGCCTACGCCAACGCGGGCGTCGACCCGGCGATCATGGGCATCGGCCCGGTGTCGGCCACTCGTCGCTGCCTGGACAAGGCCGGCTGGAGCATCGGCCAACTCGACCTCATCGAAGCCAACGAAGCCTTCGCCGCACAATCGCTGGCAGTGGCCAAAGATCTGCAATGGGATCTGGACAAGGTCAACGTCAACGGCGGCGCCATCGCCCTCGGTCACCCGATCGGTGCATCGGGCTGCCGCGTGCTGGTGACCCTGCTGCACGAAATGATCAAGCGTGATGCGAAAAAGGGTCTGGCGACCCTGTGCATCGGCGGCGGTCAAGGCGTGGCCCTGGCGCTGGAACGCGCTTAA
- a CDS encoding LysR family transcriptional regulator — METLANLESFVRSAETGSFSAAARLLALTPAAVSRNVAILERNLGMRLFQRSTRKLSLTEAGEGFLASIGGNLDALQAAIATVATERGEPAGVLKISLPPTFGIDHMLPLLPAFLARYPLIRPEWHFENRQVDLIAEGYDVAIGGGFELTPGVVSRRLASAEILAVASPAYLAGRALPRHPTDLADHQGIVMRGLRTGRIRQWQMHNDAGEQASALLNPNIVLNDPMAMRKAAMLGLGVTMLVLPDVSVQIERGELVRLLPDWQCDAGAISLYYPSRTLMPAKTRVFIDFVVDAFGR; from the coding sequence ATGGAAACCCTCGCCAATCTTGAATCCTTCGTCCGCAGCGCCGAGACCGGCAGCTTCTCCGCCGCCGCCCGGTTGCTGGCGCTGACCCCGGCGGCGGTCAGCCGCAACGTGGCGATTCTTGAACGCAATCTCGGCATGCGGCTGTTTCAGCGCTCGACCCGCAAGCTGTCACTGACCGAGGCCGGGGAAGGTTTTCTGGCGAGCATCGGCGGCAACCTCGACGCCTTGCAGGCAGCGATTGCAACGGTGGCGACCGAGCGCGGCGAGCCGGCGGGTGTGCTCAAGATCAGCCTGCCGCCGACGTTCGGCATCGATCACATGCTGCCGCTGTTGCCGGCGTTTCTGGCGCGTTATCCGTTGATCCGCCCGGAATGGCACTTCGAGAATCGTCAGGTGGACTTGATCGCCGAGGGCTACGACGTGGCAATTGGCGGCGGATTCGAGCTGACGCCCGGTGTGGTTTCCCGGCGACTGGCGTCCGCTGAAATACTGGCAGTGGCGTCCCCGGCGTATCTGGCCGGACGCGCCCTGCCCCGGCATCCGACAGACCTCGCCGACCACCAGGGCATCGTCATGCGTGGGCTGCGCACCGGGCGCATTCGCCAATGGCAGATGCATAACGATGCTGGCGAACAAGCCAGCGCCCTGCTGAATCCAAATATTGTGCTGAACGATCCAATGGCCATGCGCAAGGCTGCGATGCTTGGCCTGGGGGTGACAATGCTGGTGTTGCCCGATGTCAGCGTGCAGATCGAGCGCGGTGAACTGGTGCGGCTCTTGCCTGACTGGCAGTGCGATGCCGGGGCGATATCGCTGTACTACCCGAGCCGCACCTTGATGCCGGCCAAGACCCGGGTGTTCATTGATTTTGTGGTTGATGCATTTGGCCGCTAG
- a CDS encoding alpha/beta hydrolase, protein MLKVFALLTLLASSAVHAQTSLQTDLPLNYLAQVHPDAEQRPLVVFLHGYGSNEADLIGMKFQLPAQYNYLSVQAPIALGEGSFQWFRKKGEGAYNGETDDLKVASQKLRAFIAAAAQKYHAQPDKVYLIGFSQGAMMTYEVGLRQPAVVGGIAALSGRVLPVLKSELKSQHPPLEIFIGHGTADDRVPYSGATAAKELLEKLDYKPAFHAYPGVGHSISAAELRDLNDWLQRLNP, encoded by the coding sequence ATGTTGAAGGTGTTTGCTCTGTTGACCCTCCTGGCGTCCAGCGCCGTTCATGCTCAAACCTCGCTGCAAACCGATCTGCCGCTCAACTACCTGGCCCAGGTTCACCCGGACGCCGAACAGCGTCCGCTGGTGGTGTTCCTGCATGGCTACGGTAGTAACGAGGCCGATCTGATCGGCATGAAATTTCAGCTGCCTGCGCAGTACAACTACCTGTCGGTGCAGGCGCCGATAGCGTTGGGCGAAGGGAGTTTCCAGTGGTTTCGCAAGAAAGGCGAAGGCGCCTACAACGGTGAGACCGATGATCTGAAGGTTGCCAGCCAGAAGCTGCGGGCCTTTATCGCCGCAGCCGCGCAGAAATATCACGCCCAGCCGGACAAGGTGTACCTGATCGGTTTCAGCCAGGGCGCGATGATGACCTACGAGGTGGGGCTGCGGCAGCCAGCGGTGGTCGGTGGCATCGCGGCGTTGAGCGGGCGGGTGTTGCCGGTGCTTAAAAGTGAGCTGAAGTCACAACATCCGCCGCTGGAGATTTTCATCGGCCATGGCACGGCGGATGACCGGGTGCCCTACAGTGGCGCCACGGCGGCCAAAGAGCTGCTGGAAAAGCTGGATTACAAACCGGCGTTCCATGCCTATCCCGGCGTCGGCCACAGCATCAGCGCGGCCGAGCTTCGGGATTTGAACGACTGGTTGCAGCGGCTTAACCCTTGA
- a CDS encoding ABC transporter substrate-binding protein — protein MKKLVMFGALALSMLSLTAVAEDAKPIRIGIEAGYPPFSMKTPDGKLTGFDVDIGDALCEQMKVKCTWVEQEFDGLIPALKVKKIDAILSSMTITDDRKKNVDFTIKYYHTPARFVMKAGSGVKDPLTELKGKKVGVLRASTHDRYATEVLVPAGIELVRYGSQQEANLDMVSGRIDAMLADSVNLSDGFLKTDAGKGFEFVGPTYEDAKYFGGGAGIAVRKGDTELAEKFNTAINEIRANGKYKQVQDKYFDFDVYGH, from the coding sequence ATGAAAAAGCTGGTTATGTTCGGTGCCCTGGCACTGTCGATGTTGTCCCTGACCGCCGTGGCCGAAGACGCCAAACCGATTCGTATCGGTATCGAAGCCGGTTACCCGCCATTCTCGATGAAAACCCCTGACGGCAAACTGACCGGTTTCGACGTGGATATCGGCGATGCACTGTGTGAGCAGATGAAAGTCAAATGCACCTGGGTCGAGCAAGAGTTCGACGGCCTGATCCCGGCGCTGAAAGTGAAGAAAATCGACGCGATCCTGTCCTCGATGACCATCACTGACGACCGCAAGAAGAACGTCGATTTCACCATCAAGTACTACCACACCCCGGCGCGCTTCGTGATGAAGGCAGGCTCCGGCGTGAAAGACCCGCTGACCGAGCTCAAAGGCAAGAAAGTCGGCGTGCTGCGTGCCAGTACCCACGACCGTTATGCCACCGAAGTGCTGGTGCCGGCCGGGATCGAACTGGTGCGTTACGGCTCGCAGCAGGAAGCCAACCTGGACATGGTGTCCGGTCGTATCGACGCGATGCTGGCCGACTCGGTCAACCTGAGCGACGGCTTCCTGAAAACCGACGCCGGCAAAGGCTTCGAATTCGTCGGCCCGACCTACGAAGACGCCAAGTACTTCGGCGGTGGCGCCGGTATTGCTGTGCGTAAAGGCGATACCGAACTGGCGGAAAAATTCAACACCGCCATCAACGAGATCCGCGCCAACGGCAAGTACAAGCAAGTGCAGGACAAGTACTTCGACTTTGACGTGTACGGCCATTAA
- a CDS encoding Nramp family divalent metal transporter, with amino-acid sequence MKFSLPKIATAPFCPPEVAGSVPVDPNASFFKRVLRFAGPGLLVSIGYMDPGNWATAIEAGSRFGYSLLFVVLLASLAGMVVQCLCSRLGIATGRDLAQLSRERYSTPTARLQWVLAEISIIATDLAEVLGCALAFHLLLGCSLTFGIALTAFDTLLVLALQNRGFRRLEAIMLVLVATIGVCFFVELLLIKPYWPDVAQGFKPSLSAISDAAPLYLAIGILGATVMPHNLYLHTSIVQTRLIGQDLASKQDAVNLARIDTIGSLALALLVNAAILILAAAAFHQTGHSDVVDIQDAYHLLDPLVGGALASVLFGVALLASGQSSTFTGTIAGQVIMEGYLNLRIPCWQRRLITRGLALIPAFIGVWLMGDGAVGKLLVLSQVVLSLQLPFALYPLIRMTNDKQLMGPFVNRLPTRVLAWGLFVVISGANAWLILQLAA; translated from the coding sequence GTGAAATTCAGTTTGCCCAAAATCGCTACCGCGCCGTTCTGCCCGCCGGAAGTGGCCGGCAGTGTCCCGGTCGATCCCAACGCCTCGTTCTTCAAACGCGTGCTGCGCTTCGCCGGCCCCGGTTTGCTGGTGTCGATCGGCTATATGGACCCGGGCAACTGGGCCACCGCCATTGAGGCCGGTTCGCGCTTCGGATACAGCCTGTTGTTTGTGGTGTTGCTGGCAAGTCTGGCGGGTATGGTCGTGCAATGCCTGTGTTCGCGGCTGGGCATCGCCACTGGGCGTGATCTGGCGCAGCTGTCCCGCGAACGCTACAGCACCCCGACGGCGCGGTTGCAATGGGTGCTGGCGGAAATCTCGATCATCGCCACCGACCTTGCGGAAGTGCTCGGCTGCGCGCTGGCCTTTCACCTGTTGCTGGGTTGTTCACTGACCTTCGGCATCGCCCTGACGGCGTTCGACACGCTGCTGGTATTGGCCCTGCAAAATCGCGGCTTTCGGCGGCTGGAAGCGATCATGCTGGTGTTGGTGGCCACCATCGGTGTGTGCTTTTTTGTTGAACTGCTGCTGATCAAACCGTACTGGCCGGACGTCGCCCAAGGCTTCAAACCGTCACTGTCGGCGATCAGCGATGCGGCGCCGCTGTACCTGGCCATCGGCATCCTCGGCGCCACGGTCATGCCGCATAACCTGTACTTGCACACCTCAATCGTGCAGACACGGTTGATCGGCCAGGACCTGGCGAGCAAGCAGGACGCGGTGAACCTGGCGCGCATCGACACCATCGGCTCGCTGGCGCTGGCGTTGCTGGTCAACGCGGCGATCCTGATTCTCGCCGCTGCTGCGTTCCATCAAACCGGGCATTCGGACGTGGTGGACATTCAGGACGCCTACCACTTACTCGATCCGCTGGTAGGCGGCGCGCTGGCCAGTGTGCTGTTCGGCGTGGCGTTGCTGGCGTCGGGGCAGAGTTCGACCTTCACCGGCACCATCGCCGGGCAAGTGATCATGGAAGGCTATCTGAACCTGCGGATTCCCTGCTGGCAGCGGCGCTTGATCACCCGTGGGCTGGCGCTGATTCCGGCGTTCATCGGCGTGTGGCTGATGGGCGATGGCGCGGTGGGCAAGTTGCTGGTGTTGAGCCAGGTGGTGTTGAGCCTGCAATTGCCGTTTGCCCTATATCCGCTGATTCGCATGACCAACGACAAACAGCTGATGGGGCCGTTTGTGAATCGCTTGCCGACGCGGGTGCTGGCGTGGGGATTGTTTGTGGTGATCAGCGGCGCCAATGCCTGGCTGATTCTGCAACTGGCCGCCTAG